From Apium graveolens cultivar Ventura chromosome 9, ASM990537v1, whole genome shotgun sequence, the proteins below share one genomic window:
- the LOC141684087 gene encoding putative sugar phosphate/phosphate translocator At1g12500, with translation MVESVQSYTTRRGSNPRLENSDQVLDIPATPTGDVRHSSGGNPIKSFVTPTALTALIIASWYLSNIGVLLLNKYLLSFYGFRYPIFLTMLHMISCTAYSYVSICWFEIVPFQQILSRRQFLKILALSFIFCFSVVCGNTSLRYLPVSFNQAIGATTPFFTAIFAFLITFKKESGEVYLALMPVVFGIVLASNSEPLFHLFGFLVCVGSTAGRALKSVVQGILLSSEGEKLHSMNLLLYMAPMAAMILLPFTLYIEGNVFAITVEKARTDWFMVFLLVGNATVAYLVNLTNFLVTKHTSALTLQVLGNAKAAVAAVVSVLIFKNPVTTMGAAGFAVTVMGVVLYSEAKKRSKATAH, from the coding sequence ATGGTGGAATCAGTTCAGTCATACACTACTCGCCGGGGAAGTAACCCGAGACTTGAAAATTCCGAccaagttcttgatattccggcGACTCCGACTGGAGATGTACGGCACAGCTCCGGCGGCAACCCAATAAAATCTTTTGTAACCCCAACTGCTTTAACAGCTTTAATTATTGCATCTTGGTACTTATCAAACATTGGTGTTCTTTTACTTAATAAGTATCTTTTGAGTTTTTATGGCTTTAGATACCCTATTTTTCTTACAATGTTGCACATGATTTCTTGTACTGCTTATTCTTATGTCTCTATTTGTTGGTTTGAGATTGTCCCATTTCAACAGATTTTGAGTAGGAGACAGTTTTTAAAGATTCTTGCTTTGAGTTTTATATTTTGTTTCTCAGTTGTTTGTGGAAATACCTCTTTGAGATACTTGCCTGTTTCGTTTAATCAAGCAATTGGGGCTACTACGCCTTTTTTTACTGCGATATTCGCGTTCTTGATTACGTTTAAGAAGGAGTCTGGGGAGGTTTATTTGGCCTTAATGCCTGTTGTGTTTGGCATTGTGTTGGCTAGTAATAGTGAGCCTTTGTTTCATTTGTTTGGGTTTTTGGTTTGTGTGGGGTCTACGGCTGGGAGGGCGTTGAAGTCGGTTGTTCAGGGGATTTTGTTGAGTTCTGAAGGGGAGAAGTTGCATTCTATGAATTTGTTGTTGTATATGGCGCCTATGGCTGCAATGATTTTGCTTCCGTTTACGTTGTATATTGAAGGGAATGTGTTTGCGATTACTGTTGAGAAGGCGAGGACGGATTGGTTTATGGTGTTTTTGTTGGTGGGGAATGCTACTGTGGCGTATTTAGTGAACTTGACGAATTTTCTGGTGACGAAACATACTAGTGCTTTGACGCTGCAGGTGTTAGGGAATGCTAAGGCGGCAGTGGCTGCAGTGGTGTCGGTGTTGATTTTTAAGAATCCTGTGACGACGATGGGTGCGGCGGGGTTTGCTGTGACAGTTATGGGTGTTGTTCTTTACAGTGAAGCAAAGAAGAGGTCCAAAGCTACAGCTCATTGA
- the LOC141682783 gene encoding guard cell S-type anion channel SLAC1, whose product MDKGKSSELPPKSHFLDIHEVVEEGEEGEEEQQEQVKKFEQKVEKRPNRTTKFREMKRQHKNFSRQVSLETGVSVLNKKSKANNGRGVLPRSGNSFAEYGEAQRFGVINDGRRENFNMFRTKSTLGKQNSLLPMRKESGLDHGMKTNDTLDGSNYESVNKSVPAGRYFAALTGPELDQVKDFEDILLPKDERWPFLLRFPIGCFGICLGLSSQAILWLNLATSPATKFLHVTTNINLALWLLALSVLFAVTVTYILKCIFYFEAVRREYFHPVRINFFFAPWVVCMFLSIGAPPILAHGKIHPAVWCVFMAPYFLLELKIYGQWLSGGKRRLSRVANPSSHLSVVGNFVGAILAAKVGWKEPAKFFWAIGLAHYLVLFVTLYQRLPTSEALPKELHPVYSMFIAAPSAASIAWQNIYGEFDEVSRTCYFIALFLYILLVVRITFFTGFKFSVAWWSYTFPMTTASLATIKYAEAVPCFITKALALSLSFVSTTMVCVLFFSTLLHAFVWHTLFPNDLAIAITKKRQGKETKPLKKSYDIKRWAKQSALPFVSALRKNNSGNKDSDGEKEEGYGTT is encoded by the exons ATGGACAAGGGAAAAAGTTCTGAACTACCACCAAAAAGTCATTTCCTAGACATTCATGAAGTTGTTGAAGAAGGcgaagaaggagaagaagaacaACAGGAACAAGTAAAAAAATTTGAACAAAAAGTGGAGAAACGTCCGAACAGGACAACCAAATTCCGGGAAATGAAAAGGCAGCACAAGAATTTCAGCAGGCAAGTTTCGTTAGAAACAGGTGTATCCGTTTTAAACAAGAAGTCTAAAGCAAATAATGGGAGGGGTGTGCTTCCGAGGAGTGGGAACAGCTTTGCAGAGTACGGTGAAGCTCAGAGATTTGGAGTTATTAATGATGGACGAAGAGAAAACTTCAACATGTTTAGAACAAAATCTACACTTGGAAAGCAAAACTCATTATTGCCTATGAGGAAAGAGAGTGGATTGGATCATGGTATGAAGACTAACGACACTCTTGATGGAAGTAACTATGAGTCTGTTAACAAAAGTGTTCCTGCTGGAAGATATTTTGCAGCTCTTACTGGACCTGAACTCGATCAAGTGAAG GACTTCGAGGACATTCTTCTGCCAAAAGATGAGAGATGGCCATTCCTTCTCCGATTCCCAATTGGTTGCTTTGGTATCTGCTTAGGTCTAAGTAGCCAAGCAATTCTCTGGCTAAATCTTGCTACTAGTCCAGCTACAAAGTTCCTCCACGTTACAACTAACATCAACCTTGCCCTCTGGCTTCTAGCGTTATCTGTTCTTTTTGCAGTCACCGTCACTTATATCCTAAAGTGCATTTTCTACTTTGAAGCTGTTAGAAGAGAATATTTCCACCCGGTTAGGATTAACTTCTTTTTCGCCCCATGGGTTGTATGTATGTTTCTTTCCATAGGTGCCCCTCCTATTTTGGCACACGGGAAGATTCATCCAGCCGTTTGGTGTGTTTTCATGGCTCCGTATTTCCTGCTTGAGCTTAAAATTTATGGACAATGGCTCTCTGGAGGGAAGAGGCGTCTGTCAAGAGTGGCTAATCCATCTTCTCATCTCTCTGTTGTGGGAAACTTTGTTGGGGCGATTTTGGCAGCTAAGGTTGGGTGGAAAGAACCTGCAAAGTTTTTTTGGGCAATTGGACTTGCAcattatttggtactgtttgtgACACTGTATCAAAGGTTGCCAACTAGTGAGGCATTGCCGAAAGAACTTCACCCTGTGTATTCCATGTTCATTGCAGCTCCTTCAGCTGCAAGTATAGCTTGGCAAAACATTTATGGTGAATTTGATGAAGTATCAAGAACTTGCTACTTCATTGCATTGTTCCTCTACATATTACTGGTTGTTCGTATCACCTTCTTCACCGGTTTCAA ATTTTCAGTAGCATGGTGGTCCTACACTTTCCCCATGACAACTGCATCATTGGCGACGATCAAATATGCAGAAGCAGTACCATGTTTTATCACAAAAGCCTTAGCGTTGTCGCTATCTTTTGTGTCAACCACAATGGTGTGCGTCTTGTTCTTTTCAACCCTTCTGCATGCATTTGTTTGGCACACATTGTTTCCCAATGACCTTGCCATTGCCATAACAAAGAAAAGGCAAGGTAAGGAGACGAAACCCCTGAAAAAATCATATGATATCAAGCGATGGGCAAAACAATCTGCTCTTCCATTTGTTTCTGCTCTTAGAAAGAACAATTCAGGCAACAAGGATTCCGATGGTGAAAAAGAAGAAGGATATGGAACCACTTAA